Genomic segment of Pseudomonadota bacterium:
CAGCGACAACTTCGCCACCCGTTATCTCTTGACCGATGCCTGCTTCCAGGCGCGCAAGATATTGGTCTCGGGCTCGCTGCTGCGCTTCGAAGGGCAGCTATCGACCTTCAAACCGTGGACCGGCGGGCCTTGCTACCGCTGCCTCTTCGCCGAGGCGCCGCCGCCCGATCTGATTCCGCGCTGCGAGGAGGCGGGCATCCTGGGCTCGGTCGCCGGCGTCATCGGCACCGTGCAGGCAACCGAAATCTTGAAGGAGATCCTGGGCCTTGGACAGTCGCTCTCCGGCCGGCTGATGATCTACGACGCGCTCTCGGCCGAGTTCCGCACCATCCGCTTCAAGCCCGATCCCAATTGCCGGCTCTGCGGGCCCAAGGCCACGATCCGCGATCTGTCGGAGCACAAAGAGAAGGCGCCGTCCGGCACCACCTGAGGGGTAACGGCGATCCGTAGCGCGAACCGGACGCGGCGCGGTCGGCCGCTTGCCGACGGCAAAAACCAGCGTATATTATGGTAATATACGCGGGATGATGGATTTCGACCGCATCATCGGTTTCGAATGGGATGCCGGCAACGCTCGAAAGAGCGAGGACAAGCATGGTGTTACGCAGGCAGAAGCCGAACAGGCATTCCTGAACGAGCCGCTGGTGGTTGCCGCCGACCCTGTGCACAGCGCTGCCGAGCCGCGCTTTCACGCCCTGGGTCGGACCGACGGCGAGCGGTTATTGCACATCGTGTTCACGCTCAGATCCGAAGACACCCTCATTCGCGTGGTCTCGGCGCGAGACATGAGCCGCAAGGAGAGGATGCGCTATGAAGAGAAGAACTAGGGCAGCGCCGCGGTTCCGCAGCGAAGGCGAAGAGCGCGCCTATTGGGAAAGCCACGACTCCTCCAGGGCGATCGATTGGAACATGGCGGAGCGGGTCCGTTTTCCTAACCTGAAGCCTTCGACCATTTCCATTTCTTTGCGCCTGCCCGTCGGGCTTTTGGAACGGATCAAAATCGCAGCCAACAAGCGCGACGTGCCCTATCAGTCGCTCATCAAGACCTGGCTTGCGGAAAAGGTCGACTGAGAGGAAATGCTTCGATGAGAAATGTGGATCGACGCCACGATGTGCGCGAGGGCGTGGAGCTCGGCTCGCTTCATGCTCCCTCTCCCATGGGGAGAGAGGCGGCGCATGACCAATCTATGCATGCCGGCGCCGCTTCCCCTCACCCGCGCTTCGCGCGACCTCTCCCGCGGGGAGGGTCGGGGAGGGGGTGGTCCCCACCCCCTCCCAATGTCCACCCCCGGGGAGAGGTAATGAACAATCGAGAAGCGCTTTCTCAGTAGGGCGAGCCCGAGGCGGCGCGGCGGCCGTTGGTCTTCTTCGGCGGTGCCTTGGCCGGTGCCGCTTTTCCCGGCGCGACCCCTTCGCGCATCTCCGCCATGGCCTGCTTGGCAGCCGCGGTCAACAGACGCGCATCGCCCATCACCGTCACCAGGTCGAAGCCGGCGGTGCGCATGCGCTTGGCGTAGGCGGGAGAGGCCGTGTGGATGCCGGCCTTGATGCCGTGCCGCTTGCAGGCCTTGAGGATGGTCATGATGACGCCCAGGCGAAAGTCATCGGTGTGGTCGGCGCCGGGCCCCTTGCCCAGCGAGATCGATAGATCCGAGGGGCCGATATAGACCCCGTCCAAGCCCTTGACCGAGAGAATCTGGTCGAGGTTCTCCAAGGCCTCCTTGGTCTCGATCATGGCGAGCGCCACCACCACGTCGTTCGCCTTGTCGTGATAGTCCGCCCCGCCATAGAGGGTGGCGCGGATCGGCCCGGAGCTGCGATAGCCCTTCGGCGCGTAGCGGGTGGCGCCGACGAAGCGCTGGCACTCCTCGCGGCTGTTGATCATCGGGCAGATGACGCCATAGCCGCCGGCATCGAGCACTTTCATCACCTGCCCCGGCTCGTTCCAGCTGACCCGCGCCATGGGCACGACTTGCGTGGTGGAGATCGCCTGGAACATCGAGACCATCATCTGGTAGTCGATGATGCCGTGCTGCATGTCGACGACGAGCGAATCCCAGCCGGCATGGGCCATGACCTCGGCGTTGAAGGCGCCGGGCATGTTGAGCCAGCCATTGACGACGCAGCCGCCCTTTTTCCAGATCTGCTTGACGATATTCGCGCGCATGGAATCCTCCGGATGGTCTTTGGTGGGGCGGCGTCGGCCTTGGGATGGCCGCTTGAGCCAAAGGGCGAGACGCCTAGGCTGGCCCGGTCGCGGGTGAAGTGCAAGGACAACCCGTGTCGAGGCTCACAGCATCTGCTCGAAGACCCGATCGGGCGGCTTGTGGCCGTCGACGAAGCTCTTGATGTTGATGATCACCCGCTCGCCCATGGCAAGCCGTCCTTCGTTGGTGGCCGAGCCGATATGCGGCAGCAGCACGACGTTGTCGAGCTCGATCAGCTTCGGCGGCACGCCGGGCTCATGCTCGTAGACGTCGAGACCGGCGCCGGCGATCTCACGCCGGATCAAGGCCTGGGTCAGCGCCGCCTCGTCGATCACCTCGCCGCGCGCGGTGTTGACCAGGATCGCATCGGGCCGCAAGAGCTTGATCCGCCGGGCGGAGAGGAGATGGAACGTCGCCGGCGTGTGCGGACAGTTGACCGAGATCACGTCCATCCGGCTCAGCATCTGGTCGAGGCTCTCCCAATAGGTGACGTCGAGCTCCCCCTCCAGGTCGGGCAGAACCGGTCGGCGGTTGTGATAATGCACCTGCAGGCCGAAGCCCTTCGCCCGCCGGGCGACCGCGGCACCGATGCGTCCCATGCCGACGATGCCGAGACGCTTGCCGCTGAGCCTGATTCCCAGCATCGAGGTGGGCGCCCAGCCCGTCCACTTGCCGGCGCGCAACAGCCGCTCGCCCTCGCTCAAGCGGCGGGCGACCGCCAGGATGAGCGCCATCACCATGTCGGCGGTGTCCTCGGTCAACACACCGGGCGTGTTGGTGACGGCGATGCGGCGCTCGCGCGCCGCCTCGAGGTCGATATGGTCGACGCCGGTGCCGAAGGAGGCGATCAGGCCGAGACTCTCGCCGGCGGCGGCAATGACGCTGCGGTCGATGCGGTCGGTCACCGTCGGCACCAGGATCGCGGCCTCGGCGGCGGCGGCGCGGAGCTCGGGCTCGCTCAGCTTCCGGTCGTCGAGATTCAACCGGGCATTGAACAGCTCCATCATCCGCGTCTCGGTGGCGGCGGGGAGCTTGCGGGTCACGATGACCAGGGGTTTGCGGCTCGGCATCGGCGCCTCGCTAGTGTGATGATTCCGAAGTTCGTCGGCGAGCTTCGGAATCTGAATCACACTAGATTCGACCAATTAGTGGCCCGCTTATCCCTGAATTTCGCGGGCGAATTTCAGGGGCGGGACACTATCGAGGCTTCCGCCTAACAGGCCGGGGCCGCAATGTCAAAAACCGGCCCGAAACGGAATCCGCGGGCTTCCCGGCCTTGACCGGCGGCGGCCTGCGCTATATTCGCCCTCCTCGATGTCCGTCCGCCGCCTCGCCCTCATCATCGTTGCCCTTCTCGCTCTCGACGGCAGCGCCCTTGCCGATCGCGTCGGCCGGGTCACCGGCCTGCCGCTGCCGCGCTTCCTCAGCCTGAAGAGCCCCGAGGTCAATCTGCGCACCGGGCCCGGAACCCAATACCCCGTCGAATGGGTGTTCGTGCGCCGCCTGCTCCCGGTCGAGGTGCTGGACGAGTTCGAGAACTGGCGCAAGATCCGGGACAGCCAAGGGGCCGAGGGCTGGGTGCACCTCACGGTCCTGTGGGCCCGCCGCTCCATGCTGGTGACGGGATCGACGCGCAGCCTCCGACGCAGCAACCGCGAGGATGCCGAGACCGTCGCCATGGCCGAGGCCGGCGTCATCGGCCGGCTCTTGGAGTGCCGGGAGGCCTGGTGCCGGGTCGAGATCGCCGGCACCCGCGGCTGGCTGAAGCGCCAGGAATTCTGGGGCGTCTACGAGGATGAAGCGGTGAAGTAGACGCGGGCGGCGCCGGGGCGCCGTTTTGCCATGCACCAACTGCTACCTTGCATAACAAGGTATCGATTGCTACTCTCCCTGGGCGCCAACGCCATCCACGGCTCCAACACCCTCGAATGACCGCCGCCGCCTCACCTCCCGAAGCCCAATCGGAGCCGACCCAGGTCCAGCTGAAGAAGGGCGTGCTCGAGCTCTGCGTCTTGGCGCTGCTGGCCCGCGGCGACAACTACGCCTACGAGATCGCCAGCCGCCTGTCGCGTGCGATCGATATGGGCGAGGGCACGATCTATCCGCTCATGCGCCGCATCGAGCGCGCCGGCTTGGTTGCCACATACCTCGTCCAGTCCGACAGCGGGCCGGCCCGCAAATACTACAAGCTCACCAAAACCGGCCGCGCGCATCTCGCCGCCCTCAAGGCGGAGTGGAACAGCTTCGCCCGCGACGTCGCCGCCATCTTGGGAGACTCCTAGATGACTCGAATCGATTTCCTTGAAACCCTGCGTCGGGGCCTCGCGGGCCTGCCGCAAGCCGACAACGAGGACATCCTCGCCGACTACGAGGCGCATTTCACGGAAGCGATCCGCGCCGGGCGGAGCGAGGACGAGGTCGCCAGCGCCATGGGCGATCCCTCACGCCTGGCGAAGGAGCTCCGCGCCGAGGCGGGTTTCCGGCGCTGGGAGAAGGAGCGCAGCACCCGCAATCTCGCCGGTGCCATCCTGGCGCTCATCGGCCTGGCGGCGGTCGATGTCGTGCTCTTGCTGCCGCTCCTTTGCTGGTTGGCATTCTTCGTGCTGGTCATGGCCATTGTCCTGGGTGCTGCCTGCATTGTCGGCCTGGTGCTGGTGACCGGTTTCGTCGCCTGGCACCCTTTCGCGCACATCGCCGGATCCTTGTCGCGCACGCTCTTCGGCATCGGGCTGTTGGCCGGCGGCATCGGCGGCGGCGCGGTCTTGTTCCTCATCCTGGAGTGGTTCGTCCGTCTCTTGGGCAAGTTCGCGCGGCTGCACTACCGACTGGTCAGCCCTGAAGACGACGCGCTTTCGAGGAGATGACCCATGATCAGACCCATCGCCATCCTCGCCATCGCCGGCCTCGCCGTCTCTGCCGTCTCGCTGTCGATCGCCGCCTCTTTGGATCGGGCTCCGTTCGTCGCCGCCTGGCCGGCGTGGGATCGGGGGATCATGCAGGACGCCTGCACCGGCGGAGCCGAGCAGCAAAGCCGCGAGCTCGCCTGGGACGGCGACGGCAGCCGCCTCGACATCGGCGTGCCGGCGGTCGCTCAGGTCGAGCCAGGAGTCGAGCGGAAGATCCACGTGGAAGGCCCGGCCGCCGCGGTCCAGCATCTGGCGATGCAGGATGGGCAGCTCAGCTTCGATGGCTGCCTCTGGAACGGCTCGCCCGGCCAGCTCACGATCCATGTGTCCGGCCCCTCGATCCGGCGCTTCGCCGTGAGCGGTGCGGGCCGGCTGGTGCTCGAAAGAATCGATCAGCCCGACATCGACATTGCGATCGCCGGCGCCGGATCGATCGCCGGCAAGGGCCATGCCGGCGAGGCAAAAATCAGGATCGCCGGCGCCGGCAAGGCGGAGCTGGGTGAGCTTGCGGTCGAGCGGCTGACGGTGCGGATCGCCGGCAGCGGCCGGGCGACGGTCGCGCCCAAGGACTCGGCCGATGTGAGGATCGCCGGCTCGGGCGATGTGCGGCTCGCGACACGGCCCGCGCATCTCACGACCCGTATCTCCGGATCCGGACGCATCCGCGAGGCGCAATCCAGCTCGACCACGCCCTGAGGAGCCGATGATGATGCCATCGAGAGCGCTCGCAGGTGCCGTGCTGCTCGGCTTGGCGGCGGCGTCGATCGCGCTGCCGGCGGGCGCTGTCGGCTTCCAATACGTGTCCGTGCCGGACCCGGATGATCGGCCGCTCGAGGTCGGCATCTGGTATCCGAGCGATGCGCCTGCCGCGCCACAGAAGGAGGCGCTCCTGCCGCAGATCGTGGCGCCCGATGGAGCGCTTGCCGGCGAGCATCTGCCGCTGGTCGTCATTTCCCATGGCAGCGGCGGCTGGTTCGGCAGCCATGTCGACACCGCCCTGGCGCTGGCCGAAGCCGGCTATGTGGTGGTGGCGCCGACGCATACCGGCGACAATTTCCGCGACAAGAGCGACTTCGGCACCCTCAAATCCTTGCAGAGCCGGCCACGGCACGTGCAGCGCGTGCTCGACTACATGCTGGAGGCCTGGCCCGCGCATGGCCGTCTCGACCCGGCGGGCATCGGTATCTTCGGATTTTCGGCCGGAGGCTATACGGCCCTGGTGGCGATCGGCGGCGAGCCCGCTCTCGGCCGCATCAATCCCGATTGCGCCGCCGACCCCGCGGGATCCGCGTGTCGTCGCCGCGTCGCGCAGCCCAAGCCCGCCAAGCGATCGAGGCCGGTTTGGCCGCACGTGCCGCGCTTCAAGGCAGCGGTCATCGCCGCCCCCGGACTCGGCTACGCCTTCGATGCGCCGGCACTCGCCGGAGTCCATGTTCCGGTGCAGCTCTGGGCCGGCGCCGAAGACGCGATCGTGCCGACGCTGACCAGCACCGCGTTCCTGCGCCAGGCCTTGCCGACGGCGCCGGACTACCACCTCGTTCCCGACGCGCGGCACTACAGCTTCCTCACCCCCTGCGACGGCAGCGCGAACGAAGCCATGGACTACTGCAAAGATAAGGCCGGCTTCGATCGCCGCGCTTTTCATCGCGCGCTGAATGCCGCCATGCTCGCCTTCTTCAATATCCAGCTCCGTTCACATTGACGGTGCATCACGCTGGCACACGCAGGGCGACCTATCGAAGATCATCCCACCGGCGGCACGGTCTGGAAGGCAGCGATCGTCTACTCCGGTACGGTGGCGCTAAGCTGGAGCATGGTCGCAGCTCTCCGCCGCCCTCCTTGGATCCGGTGCACGATCTAGCGATAGGGCGTCAACGATGACGGGCTCTCGAGGAACGATGGACGAAACGCAGTTCTCCGAGCTTGCGTCCTGGATCACCGAGGTGGGTTTGGCCGGCCGCGCCGAGACCTTGATGCTGACCGGGTTTTGCGAGCGCGCGGTGGTGGCCGGGCTGCCGCTGGCGAGCGGCCTCGTCATCATCGACACGCTGCACCCGACCCATGAAGGCCACGCCTTTCGCTGGCGCGAGGACGAGGCGGAGACGAAGTTCATCGAGTATGGCAGCAGCCATGAGGGGAAAGCCGCGGAGACATGGCGCCGAAGCCCGTTCTATCGGCTGCTGGAGACAGGTGACTCCGTGCTGAGGCGGCGCTGGAATCCGGCGGCGCTGGCGGAATTTCCGTCGATCAAGGACATGGTCCCGCCGGGCTCCACCGAATACGTGGCGATGATCAGCCGCTTCGCCGCCGCCGGCGCCATCGGGGAGATGGATTGCGTCTATCTCGCCTGGACCACACGCCGCCCGGGAGGTTTCGACGACGAAGCGATGGCGGCCTTGCGGCGCCTCGTCCCCTTCCTTGCGATCGCGATGAAATGCGCGGCTCTCGCCCGAGTCGCCACCAATCTGGTCGAGACCTATCTCGGCCGCGGCGCCGGGCGGCTGGTCCTGAGCGGGCGCATCGCGCGCGGCGTGGCCGATCGGATCGAGGCCGTCTTGTGGTTCAGCGATCTTCGCGGCTACACCAAGATCTCCGACTCCTCGCCGCCGGAAGAGATCGTCCCCCTGCTCAACGACTATGCCGAGGCGGTGATCTCCGCCATCCACGCGGAGGGCGGCGACGTCTTGAAGCTGATCGGCGATGGCGTGCTGGCGATCTTCCGGGTCGAGGACCGCAAGGCGGCGTGTCGATCGGCGATCGCGGCGGCACTCGCCGCCGATCGGGCGATCGAGGAGCTGAACCAGCGCCGCGCCGGCCGGAATGCGCCCACGACCCACATGTATCTGGGGCTCCATAGGGGCGAGGTGTATTTCGGCAATATCGGCAGCAAGGATCGGCTCGACTTCACCGTGGTGGGTCCTGCGGTGAACGAGGTGAGCCGCATCGGCGCCATGTGCCGGTCCTTGGATCAACCGGTGCTGACCTCGGCCGGCTTTGCCGAAGCGCTTGGCGATGCCAGGCCGCGGCTGGTTTCCGTCGGCCGCTACGCGCTCCGCGGCGTCGGGCGGGCGCAGGAG
This window contains:
- a CDS encoding BrnA antitoxin family protein — its product is MKRRTRAAPRFRSEGEERAYWESHDSSRAIDWNMAERVRFPNLKPSTISISLRLPVGLLERIKIAANKRDVPYQSLIKTWLAEKVD
- a CDS encoding dienelactone hydrolase family protein, whose protein sequence is MMPSRALAGAVLLGLAAASIALPAGAVGFQYVSVPDPDDRPLEVGIWYPSDAPAAPQKEALLPQIVAPDGALAGEHLPLVVISHGSGGWFGSHVDTALALAEAGYVVVAPTHTGDNFRDKSDFGTLKSLQSRPRHVQRVLDYMLEAWPAHGRLDPAGIGIFGFSAGGYTALVAIGGEPALGRINPDCAADPAGSACRRRVAQPKPAKRSRPVWPHVPRFKAAVIAAPGLGYAFDAPALAGVHVPVQLWAGAEDAIVPTLTSTAFLRQALPTAPDYHLVPDARHYSFLTPCDGSANEAMDYCKDKAGFDRRAFHRALNAAMLAFFNIQLRSH
- a CDS encoding DUF1700 domain-containing protein, with the translated sequence MTRIDFLETLRRGLAGLPQADNEDILADYEAHFTEAIRAGRSEDEVASAMGDPSRLAKELRAEAGFRRWEKERSTRNLAGAILALIGLAAVDVVLLLPLLCWLAFFVLVMAIVLGAACIVGLVLVTGFVAWHPFAHIAGSLSRTLFGIGLLAGGIGGGAVLFLILEWFVRLLGKFARLHYRLVSPEDDALSRR
- a CDS encoding adenylate/guanylate cyclase domain-containing protein, giving the protein MDETQFSELASWITEVGLAGRAETLMLTGFCERAVVAGLPLASGLVIIDTLHPTHEGHAFRWREDEAETKFIEYGSSHEGKAAETWRRSPFYRLLETGDSVLRRRWNPAALAEFPSIKDMVPPGSTEYVAMISRFAAAGAIGEMDCVYLAWTTRRPGGFDDEAMAALRRLVPFLAIAMKCAALARVATNLVETYLGRGAGRLVLSGRIARGVADRIEAVLWFSDLRGYTKISDSSPPEEIVPLLNDYAEAVISAIHAEGGDVLKLIGDGVLAIFRVEDRKAACRSAIAAALAADRAIEELNQRRAGRNAPTTHMYLGLHRGEVYFGNIGSKDRLDFTVVGPAVNEVSRIGAMCRSLDQPVLTSAGFAEALGDARPRLVSVGRYALRGVGRAQELFTIDPEDRR
- a CDS encoding BrnT family toxin, which gives rise to MMDFDRIIGFEWDAGNARKSEDKHGVTQAEAEQAFLNEPLVVAADPVHSAAEPRFHALGRTDGERLLHIVFTLRSEDTLIRVVSARDMSRKERMRYEEKN
- a CDS encoding PadR family transcriptional regulator, with the translated sequence MTAAASPPEAQSEPTQVQLKKGVLELCVLALLARGDNYAYEIASRLSRAIDMGEGTIYPLMRRIERAGLVATYLVQSDSGPARKYYKLTKTGRAHLAALKAEWNSFARDVAAILGDS
- a CDS encoding 2,4-dihydroxyhept-2-ene-1,7-dioic acid aldolase; translated protein: MRANIVKQIWKKGGCVVNGWLNMPGAFNAEVMAHAGWDSLVVDMQHGIIDYQMMVSMFQAISTTQVVPMARVSWNEPGQVMKVLDAGGYGVICPMINSREECQRFVGATRYAPKGYRSSGPIRATLYGGADYHDKANDVVVALAMIETKEALENLDQILSVKGLDGVYIGPSDLSISLGKGPGADHTDDFRLGVIMTILKACKRHGIKAGIHTASPAYAKRMRTAGFDLVTVMGDARLLTAAAKQAMAEMREGVAPGKAAPAKAPPKKTNGRRAASGSPY
- a CDS encoding DUF2807 domain-containing protein, yielding MIRPIAILAIAGLAVSAVSLSIAASLDRAPFVAAWPAWDRGIMQDACTGGAEQQSRELAWDGDGSRLDIGVPAVAQVEPGVERKIHVEGPAAAVQHLAMQDGQLSFDGCLWNGSPGQLTIHVSGPSIRRFAVSGAGRLVLERIDQPDIDIAIAGAGSIAGKGHAGEAKIRIAGAGKAELGELAVERLTVRIAGSGRATVAPKDSADVRIAGSGDVRLATRPAHLTTRISGSGRIREAQSSSTTP
- a CDS encoding D-glycerate dehydrogenase, producing the protein MPSRKPLVIVTRKLPAATETRMMELFNARLNLDDRKLSEPELRAAAAEAAILVPTVTDRIDRSVIAAAGESLGLIASFGTGVDHIDLEAARERRIAVTNTPGVLTEDTADMVMALILAVARRLSEGERLLRAGKWTGWAPTSMLGIRLSGKRLGIVGMGRIGAAVARRAKGFGLQVHYHNRRPVLPDLEGELDVTYWESLDQMLSRMDVISVNCPHTPATFHLLSARRIKLLRPDAILVNTARGEVIDEAALTQALIRREIAGAGLDVYEHEPGVPPKLIELDNVVLLPHIGSATNEGRLAMGERVIINIKSFVDGHKPPDRVFEQML